The following are from one region of the Cytobacillus firmus genome:
- a CDS encoding energy-coupling factor transporter transmembrane component T family protein: protein MLLHEFNPSIKAFTVIVCVLILSVIFDPVTPFLTLVMTAAATFIFGRVSFKRWILLFSPFIFMAAIYIWSALVFSKTIEGETILWTWGIFTLTEEGFLRALSLGMRVLSFTSLSLLFILTTKPTEFLLSLMQQCRLPPKLAYGIMAGYRFLPLMKEEFEIIRSAHRIRGVPKARTIQDKAAELKRYTVPLLAGAIRKAERTAMAMESKGFTGDKNRDFYHKIPVSWKDWAYFAFFIGAVLASAYTSWLFGFLQIYNGEL, encoded by the coding sequence TTGCTCTTACATGAATTCAACCCAAGCATTAAAGCATTCACTGTGATAGTCTGTGTGTTAATTCTATCGGTAATCTTTGATCCCGTTACACCTTTTCTGACCTTAGTGATGACAGCAGCAGCCACCTTTATTTTTGGAAGAGTTTCATTCAAAAGATGGATTCTGCTTTTCTCGCCATTTATCTTCATGGCTGCAATATATATTTGGTCAGCTTTAGTTTTTTCTAAAACGATTGAAGGTGAAACCATATTATGGACATGGGGGATCTTCACATTGACTGAGGAGGGCTTTTTGCGGGCACTCTCCCTTGGAATGAGGGTTTTAAGCTTTACCTCCCTGTCTCTTCTGTTCATTTTAACTACTAAGCCGACAGAATTTCTGCTGAGCTTAATGCAGCAATGCCGGCTCCCTCCAAAGCTTGCATATGGAATCATGGCAGGCTACCGGTTTCTGCCATTAATGAAAGAAGAGTTTGAGATTATCAGAAGCGCCCACCGGATCAGGGGAGTACCAAAAGCAAGGACAATCCAGGATAAAGCGGCTGAGCTTAAGAGATATACAGTTCCTCTCCTTGCCGGAGCGATCCGTAAAGCTGAGAGGACAGCCATGGCAATGGAATCAAAAGGGTTTACCGGAGATAAAAACCGGGATTTTTATCATAAAATCCCGGTTTCCTGGAAAGATTGGGCTTATTTTGCCTTCTTTATAGGTGCAGTACTGGCCAGTGCCTATACTTCATGGCTTTTCGGGTTTTTGCAGATTTATAATGGCGAACTTTAA
- a CDS encoding alpha/beta-type small acid-soluble spore protein, translating into MARNSNSNQLLVSGVSQAIDQMKYEIATEFGVNLGPETSSRANGSVGGEITKRLVQMAEQQLGGAR; encoded by the coding sequence ATGGCAAGAAACAGCAATTCTAATCAGCTTTTAGTATCAGGAGTCAGCCAGGCAATTGATCAAATGAAGTATGAAATCGCAACAGAATTCGGTGTGAACCTTGGCCCGGAAACATCTTCAAGAGCTAATGGATCAGTAGGCGGAGAAATTACGAAGCGCCTTGTTCAAATGGCTGAGCAGCAGCTTGGCGGAGCACGCTAG
- a CDS encoding D-glycero-alpha-D-manno-heptose-1,7-bisphosphate 7-phosphatase encodes MKKAIFLDRDGVLNEVLSDRVKFVNKPEQLYLLEGAAEAVAELTKAGYEIFVVTNQGGVGLGYLKERELKRIHERLQELVAEKGGHIKEVAYCPHKPKAGCECRKPNAGMLMDLAERHNLDLTKSIMVGDHERDIEAGKKAGCKTVFIGSDPTSADIRASSLFEAVEDILDMLK; translated from the coding sequence TTGAAAAAAGCCATTTTTCTGGACCGGGACGGCGTTTTGAATGAGGTCCTATCAGACAGGGTAAAATTCGTTAACAAGCCTGAGCAGTTATATTTACTGGAAGGGGCTGCAGAAGCTGTGGCAGAACTGACCAAAGCCGGTTATGAAATTTTCGTTGTGACCAATCAGGGCGGCGTGGGACTCGGTTATTTGAAAGAAAGGGAGCTAAAGAGAATTCATGAAAGACTGCAGGAGCTTGTTGCAGAAAAAGGCGGACATATTAAAGAGGTCGCCTATTGCCCTCATAAGCCGAAAGCAGGCTGTGAATGCCGCAAGCCAAATGCAGGCATGCTGATGGATTTGGCTGAAAGGCACAATCTTGATCTGACTAAAAGCATTATGGTAGGCGATCATGAACGTGACATTGAGGCGGGTAAGAAGGCAGGCTGTAAAACGGTTTTTATCGGCTCTGATCCAACAAGTGCAGATATCCGGGCTTCATCTCTTTTTGAGGCAGTGGAAGATATATTGGATATGCTTAAATAG
- a CDS encoding YlbF family regulator, translating into MAVNLYDSAYELEKAVRESDEYKALKQAYDDVNADPSAKAMFDNFRKIQMELQQKQMMGQDITQEEVEQAQKTVALVQQHAQISKLMEAEQRMSMMIAEMNKIIMKPLEDLYGAAE; encoded by the coding sequence ATGGCAGTAAATTTATATGACTCAGCCTATGAATTAGAAAAAGCAGTGCGGGAAAGCGATGAATATAAGGCTCTAAAGCAAGCATATGATGATGTGAATGCAGATCCGTCTGCAAAAGCAATGTTTGATAACTTCCGCAAAATCCAGATGGAACTTCAGCAAAAACAAATGATGGGCCAGGATATTACACAGGAAGAAGTAGAACAGGCTCAAAAGACAGTTGCGCTTGTACAGCAGCACGCCCAGATCTCAAAGCTTATGGAAGCAGAACAGCGCATGAGCATGATGATTGCAGAAATGAACAAAATCATTATGAAGCCTCTTGAAGACCTTTATGGTGCAGCTGAATAA
- a CDS encoding DUF445 domain-containing protein: MEIAMTIILMMIIGALIGGFTNYLAIKMLFKPYNAVYIGKWKVPFTPGLIPKRRDEMADQMGKLVVNHLLTPESIKKKFINDKFQRDMTGIVQKEMETILQSEKSAEDILAAFGITDGQSKTENRINLLIEQKYEKIISEYRGLPLKDVIPQGLLDKADEKIPAISSMILQKGVDYFSSIEGKMRIQRMADDFVRERSGVLSNMLQMFMGNINLADKIQPEIIRFLSNEGTADLITTLLQKEWHKILEMEAAVIEEQLEKEQILSVLKNIAHRVINLENVFKKPISSFMDPYRTVLIEELAPKSVQMLSDWLSGKTEMVMERLRLAEIVREQVSNFSVERLEDMVFSIIKSELAMITNLGFLLGGIIGFVQGIIAILIN; encoded by the coding sequence ATGGAAATTGCAATGACAATAATTTTAATGATGATAATTGGGGCTCTCATTGGCGGGTTTACTAACTACCTGGCTATTAAAATGCTCTTTAAACCTTATAATGCCGTTTACATAGGTAAATGGAAGGTTCCATTTACCCCTGGGCTGATTCCTAAACGAAGAGATGAAATGGCAGATCAGATGGGAAAGCTGGTTGTTAATCATCTTCTTACACCGGAAAGCATCAAGAAAAAGTTCATTAATGATAAATTTCAGCGTGATATGACCGGGATCGTTCAGAAAGAGATGGAAACTATCCTGCAATCAGAAAAATCAGCAGAGGACATTCTTGCAGCGTTTGGAATCACGGATGGCCAATCTAAAACGGAGAACCGAATAAATTTATTAATTGAGCAAAAATATGAAAAAATTATAAGTGAATATCGAGGTCTGCCTCTTAAAGATGTTATTCCTCAGGGCCTTTTGGATAAAGCGGATGAGAAAATTCCGGCTATCAGTTCAATGATCCTTCAAAAGGGGGTTGATTATTTCTCCAGCATTGAAGGCAAAATGAGGATCCAAAGAATGGCTGATGATTTTGTTCGTGAACGCAGCGGCGTGCTCAGCAATATGCTGCAGATGTTCATGGGGAACATCAATCTTGCGGATAAAATTCAGCCGGAAATCATTAGGTTTTTAAGTAATGAGGGTACGGCCGACCTGATTACAACGCTTTTACAAAAAGAGTGGCACAAAATCCTTGAGATGGAAGCTGCAGTTATTGAAGAGCAGCTCGAAAAGGAACAGATTCTTTCAGTATTAAAGAATATTGCACACAGAGTCATTAATTTGGAGAATGTATTTAAAAAGCCTATCTCATCTTTTATGGACCCTTATAGGACAGTACTGATAGAAGAGCTGGCTCCTAAAAGTGTTCAGATGCTTTCTGATTGGCTTTCAGGAAAGACAGAAATGGTTATGGAACGGCTTCGTCTGGCAGAAATTGTCCGGGAACAGGTCAGCAATTTTTCGGTTGAAAGATTAGAAGATATGGTCTTTTCCATCATCAAAAGCGAGTTAGCCATGATTACAAATTTAGGTTTCCTGCTTGGGGGTATTATTGGTTTCGTACAGGGAATCATTGCTATATTGATTAATTAA
- a CDS encoding YheC/YheD family endospore coat-associated protein: MTVSLLPITIVPVKMFQENQFRIQLSHSLVHYWNIDLQMPHLLRIGKHAIQVTIEGANITKDEIMFCERLFQVCCLPMEHLHFAASYSRKDFTITAGPVIGLMTDFTESGEEPDFRSIHSFCEELHEVVSGQHGYFYVFHFRDCIEGKLQGYCLREGKWIKRPVPLPSVIYNRIHSRMLEASTAFQSFKNSMINYNIPMFNDRFLSKKEVHNLLFSEDHMHPYLPDTVIADEQTIREMLARHRLIFLKPIHGSQGRNIIRLSIQGEEIMTEVSTGNGRENTLTFKNYDRFAQWFKQYQKKTIFLAQQAVPLQTYKNRQLDFRVLCHKNFQDIWRATSAVARISAEQQFVSNIARGGEIMKPLRIFTMHSDQKTAVQQLALLKELAVETASIISQKCEGIVGELGIDIGLDTNGKLWIIEVNSKPSKNFEDKEKRVRPSAKALIEYATALSFIQKGGLQNAFIRNHDIKQTE; this comes from the coding sequence ATGACAGTTTCTTTATTGCCTATTACGATTGTTCCGGTAAAAATGTTTCAGGAAAATCAGTTTCGCATTCAACTTAGCCATTCTCTCGTACATTATTGGAATATTGATCTGCAAATGCCCCATTTGCTGCGGATTGGCAAGCATGCCATTCAGGTAACCATTGAAGGAGCAAACATTACGAAAGATGAAATTATGTTCTGTGAACGGCTTTTTCAGGTATGCTGCCTGCCAATGGAACATCTCCATTTTGCCGCCAGTTACTCCAGAAAGGATTTTACTATTACTGCCGGGCCGGTTATTGGACTGATGACGGATTTTACTGAAAGTGGCGAAGAGCCTGACTTCCGCTCTATTCATTCTTTTTGTGAAGAATTGCATGAGGTTGTTTCCGGCCAGCACGGATACTTTTATGTATTTCATTTTCGCGACTGTATTGAAGGAAAGCTGCAGGGATACTGCCTGCGTGAGGGAAAATGGATAAAACGTCCCGTTCCTTTGCCAAGTGTAATTTATAACCGGATCCACTCCCGGATGCTTGAAGCAAGTACTGCTTTTCAATCATTTAAAAATAGCATGATAAACTATAACATTCCAATGTTTAATGACCGTTTTTTATCGAAAAAGGAAGTTCATAACCTCCTTTTTTCTGAGGATCATATGCATCCCTATCTGCCTGATACAGTCATTGCAGATGAACAAACCATCAGGGAAATGCTGGCCAGGCACAGATTAATATTCCTTAAGCCCATACATGGCAGCCAGGGACGGAATATTATCAGATTGAGTATACAAGGCGAAGAAATCATGACAGAAGTATCGACCGGAAACGGCAGGGAAAATACGCTCACATTCAAAAATTATGACCGTTTTGCACAATGGTTTAAGCAGTACCAAAAGAAAACGATTTTTCTGGCACAGCAGGCCGTACCTCTGCAAACTTATAAGAACAGGCAGCTTGATTTCCGCGTGCTCTGCCATAAAAACTTTCAGGATATCTGGAGGGCCACTTCTGCAGTGGCAAGGATTTCTGCCGAGCAGCAATTTGTTTCCAATATTGCAAGAGGCGGGGAAATTATGAAGCCTCTAAGAATTTTCACGATGCACTCTGATCAGAAAACAGCGGTTCAGCAGCTGGCATTACTGAAGGAGCTTGCAGTTGAAACAGCATCAATCATCAGCCAGAAATGCGAAGGCATTGTTGGAGAACTAGGGATTGATATTGGACTGGACACTAATGGGAAGCTTTGGATCATTGAAGTGAATTCTAAACCCTCCAAGAACTTCGAAGATAAAGAAAAAAGAGTAAGACCCTCTGCCAAGGCACTGATCGAATATGCTACGGCTTTATCATTTATCCAAAAAGGAGGACTACAAAATGCTTTCATTCGGAATCATGACATTAAACAAACGGAGTGA
- a CDS encoding YheC/YheD family endospore coat-associated protein, translating to MLSFGIMTLNKRSEQPYFTELAKRANEYNINCFRFVPTDINPVSERIAGDSYNPSSGKWEPAEFPVPEILYDRCFYRNDSHSKQCVSIVNWLKARSDIQFLGYGLPNKLELYEVLSCSNISPYLLKTARFTGADSFINSLIPDQPCILKPASGSQGNGIYYFEKTGKDILVKTDKRNAQVSRSFETEEKAARWLNTLTAKQQYLIQPYVNLSNKNGKPFDIRILLQKDRNGAWKELGRGIRTGREGGIVSNLSAGGSNISFEEWITQYPPSLRSFLSDELYDIIDTLPAALERKLPPLFEMGIDIGVETNGSIWILDINSKPGRKTILNSQPEKEEELYTAPLLYAKSLAANKELERRTNHEKTISN from the coding sequence ATGCTTTCATTCGGAATCATGACATTAAACAAACGGAGTGAACAGCCATACTTTACGGAATTGGCGAAGAGAGCTAATGAATATAACATTAATTGTTTCAGGTTTGTGCCTACAGATATCAATCCTGTTTCAGAAAGGATTGCAGGTGATTCCTATAACCCCTCTTCAGGAAAATGGGAGCCGGCAGAATTTCCAGTGCCGGAGATTCTTTATGATCGCTGTTTTTACAGAAATGACTCCCACTCGAAACAATGTGTATCCATCGTAAATTGGCTAAAGGCAAGAAGTGACATCCAATTCCTAGGCTATGGATTACCTAATAAGCTTGAATTATATGAAGTTCTCTCCTGCTCAAACATATCACCTTATTTGCTTAAAACGGCTCGATTTACCGGAGCTGACAGTTTCATAAACAGCCTCATTCCTGATCAGCCCTGCATTTTAAAACCGGCAAGCGGGTCACAGGGAAATGGAATCTATTATTTTGAGAAAACGGGCAAAGATATTCTTGTTAAAACAGATAAAAGGAATGCCCAGGTTTCACGCAGCTTTGAAACTGAAGAAAAGGCAGCCCGATGGCTGAATACATTGACCGCAAAACAGCAATACCTCATCCAGCCATATGTGAATCTATCAAACAAGAACGGTAAGCCATTTGATATAAGAATATTGCTTCAAAAGGACAGGAATGGTGCCTGGAAGGAGCTGGGCCGGGGCATTCGCACAGGAAGAGAAGGAGGCATCGTCTCCAACTTAAGCGCTGGCGGCAGCAATATTTCTTTTGAGGAATGGATCACTCAATACCCGCCTTCTTTAAGAAGTTTTCTTTCCGATGAGCTTTATGACATTATCGATACACTTCCTGCTGCCCTTGAACGAAAGCTTCCCCCTCTATTTGAGATGGGAATCGATATCGGAGTGGAAACTAACGGCTCTATTTGGATACTGGATATTAACTCAAAGCCAGGAAGGAAAACCATCCTAAACAGCCAGCCTGAGAAGGAGGAAGAGTTATATACCGCTCCCCTTCTCTATGCCAAATCCCTGGCAGCCAATAAGGAATTGGAAAGGAGAACGAATCATGAGAAAACAATATCAAATTGA
- a CDS encoding YheC/YheD family endospore coat-associated protein, translating into MRKQYQIEISDSASKTVYIPNELNLHTHLTKLAFGTHSTDSSFLLQKTKKNSIIISKDIAEALHFPDLKIPLHAFANKGTLYLGPLVGIFTSGFTSFPLRPVGDRTLFFAKLLSVKKTVGAIPFLFGDQQINWEKETIHGLFYHEEGWETFEVPFPNVVYDRLPNRRSERRNELKEVRARLQKDYSIPWYNPGFFNKLDVYERLQNDDDISHYLPETHPFSSFSVIERMLADYGHVFLKPINGSLGLGIHQIIYDKRDGYYYCRYRVRDENRLRRFSTLENLMRNVFAGRSLSRMLVQQGIHLLRHEQRAIDFRVHTNKDENGEWKVTAAAAKMAGPGSVTTHVKSGGEIKILEEVFESDAEKAEAMAKLSEAALHISKALERNMEGIIGEIGFDFGLDRNGHVWLFEANSKPGRSIFKHPQLREFDFLTRKLSLSFAVFLAEASIMKPQEIVR; encoded by the coding sequence ATGAGAAAACAATATCAAATTGAAATTTCCGATTCCGCCTCCAAAACAGTATATATTCCAAATGAGCTGAACCTTCATACTCATTTGACTAAACTGGCATTTGGCACTCATTCAACAGATTCTTCTTTTTTACTCCAGAAAACAAAGAAGAACTCCATCATTATAAGTAAAGATATTGCAGAAGCACTGCATTTCCCTGATCTCAAGATTCCTCTGCATGCATTTGCCAATAAGGGTACTCTGTACCTCGGCCCGCTCGTAGGTATCTTCACATCAGGATTCACCTCTTTTCCTTTAAGGCCGGTTGGGGATCGGACCCTATTTTTTGCCAAACTGCTTTCGGTCAAAAAAACGGTTGGTGCCATTCCGTTTTTATTCGGTGACCAGCAAATCAACTGGGAAAAAGAAACCATCCACGGGCTTTTTTATCATGAGGAAGGCTGGGAAACCTTTGAAGTCCCTTTTCCAAATGTTGTTTATGACCGGCTTCCCAACCGAAGAAGCGAAAGAAGGAATGAGCTGAAGGAAGTTCGCGCCCGCCTTCAGAAAGACTATTCGATTCCCTGGTATAACCCTGGTTTCTTTAATAAATTAGATGTTTATGAAAGACTGCAGAACGATGATGATATTAGTCATTACTTGCCTGAAACCCACCCTTTTTCTTCTTTTTCTGTAATTGAAAGAATGCTGGCTGATTATGGCCATGTTTTCCTGAAACCTATTAATGGAAGCCTTGGGCTTGGGATCCATCAAATTATTTATGATAAGAGGGATGGGTATTATTATTGCCGATATAGAGTGAGGGACGAAAATCGGCTGAGAAGGTTTAGCACTTTGGAAAATTTAATGCGGAATGTTTTCGCAGGACGAAGTTTAAGCCGGATGCTTGTACAGCAGGGAATTCATTTGCTCCGTCATGAACAGAGAGCAATTGATTTCAGGGTTCATACCAATAAAGATGAGAATGGGGAATGGAAAGTAACCGCTGCAGCTGCCAAAATGGCGGGACCCGGCAGTGTTACAACTCATGTAAAAAGCGGAGGCGAAATCAAAATCCTTGAAGAAGTATTTGAATCGGATGCTGAAAAAGCAGAGGCAATGGCGAAGTTAAGTGAGGCGGCACTTCATATCAGCAAGGCACTGGAACGGAACATGGAAGGTATTATCGGTGAAATTGGCTTTGACTTTGGGTTGGACCGCAATGGCCATGTGTGGCTGTTTGAAGCAAATTCAAAGCCCGGAAGATCCATTTTCAAACACCCTCAGCTCAGAGAGTTCGACTTTCTTACCCGCAAGCTATCACTTTCATTCGCCGTTTTCCTTGCCGAAGCCTCTATTATGAAGCCCCAGGAAATTGTAAGATGA
- a CDS encoding YheC/YheD family endospore coat-associated protein, whose translation MKVYYDRASRTWFGSISCTLGSSQHPLSIINPQAAQDSLSFSLSLRNGNAGPVIGILTGKGKDQAIAGNGPLFKALQNSILQKSGVSFVFTPDDLKDHSVNGYIYIPRQDKWIEARCPLPHLVYNRVPFRKTEKTEAFHKASRFFKEQAIPFFNPGFLDKFDVYQLLKDHPPLQDYIPETILVTGPKALKDLIHKYNIIYLKPANGSKGKGIYQLIRLGKSITLNGLHDSFSYADFEHFWRQWDTHLMDKPYLAQKAISPAKIEGKRFDFRILAHFSGGSYSVTGIGIRQSQEQDITTHIPNGGVMIPYESVRTKEHDAFIHTAASEAGKLLEKTKGFHGEYSIDAGLTDQGNYVIYEINSKPMSFDEIWIEGKRIEELTRLFISLSGF comes from the coding sequence ATGAAGGTTTATTATGACCGGGCCAGCAGGACCTGGTTCGGCAGCATCAGTTGTACCCTTGGAAGCAGTCAACACCCTTTAAGCATTATTAACCCGCAGGCGGCACAAGATTCGCTTTCCTTTTCATTATCCTTGCGGAACGGTAATGCGGGACCGGTGATTGGGATTCTTACCGGAAAAGGAAAGGATCAGGCTATTGCCGGCAATGGTCCTTTATTTAAGGCCCTCCAGAATAGCATACTGCAAAAGAGCGGGGTTTCCTTTGTATTTACACCAGATGACCTGAAGGATCATTCCGTGAACGGCTATATTTATATTCCCCGGCAGGATAAGTGGATTGAAGCCAGGTGCCCTCTCCCGCATCTTGTCTACAACAGGGTGCCATTCCGGAAAACAGAAAAAACAGAAGCGTTTCATAAAGCAAGCCGTTTTTTTAAGGAGCAGGCTATTCCATTTTTCAATCCGGGCTTTCTGGATAAATTCGACGTTTATCAGCTGTTAAAAGACCATCCGCCCCTGCAGGATTACATTCCTGAAACCATTCTTGTCACCGGGCCAAAGGCTCTGAAGGATCTTATCCACAAATATAATATTATCTACTTAAAGCCGGCAAACGGGTCCAAAGGCAAAGGAATATACCAATTAATCCGGCTGGGAAAAAGCATCACATTAAACGGTCTGCACGATTCATTCAGTTACGCTGATTTTGAACATTTCTGGCGCCAATGGGACACTCACCTGATGGATAAACCTTATTTAGCACAGAAAGCGATCAGCCCTGCCAAAATCGAAGGCAAGCGATTTGATTTTAGAATCTTAGCCCATTTCAGCGGAGGCAGCTATTCGGTTACAGGGATTGGCATCAGGCAGTCTCAGGAACAGGACATTACAACCCACATCCCCAATGGAGGGGTAATGATTCCATATGAAAGTGTCCGCACAAAAGAACATGATGCGTTTATTCATACTGCAGCATCGGAGGCAGGAAAACTTCTTGAGAAAACGAAAGGTTTTCATGGTGAATACTCTATTGATGCCGGATTAACTGATCAGGGCAACTATGTGATTTATGAAATAAATTCAAAGCCGATGAGTTTTGATGAAATTTGGATAGAAGGAAAAAGAATTGAAGAACTGACCCGCTTATTTATCTCGTTGTCCGGGTTCTAG
- a CDS encoding YheE family protein: MLTHFQFKPLYENKQLPGWTFSFYFKKQKMTGIYHPDGKIEWTSGDPAGQEEDLKSQIHELMLFHVYE, encoded by the coding sequence ATGCTGACACACTTTCAATTCAAACCTTTATATGAAAACAAACAATTGCCGGGATGGACATTTTCTTTTTACTTCAAAAAGCAAAAAATGACCGGCATCTATCATCCTGACGGAAAAATTGAATGGACATCCGGAGATCCTGCCGGACAAGAGGAGGACCTGAAATCCCAGATTCACGAATTGATGTTGTTTCATGTGTATGAATAA
- a CDS encoding metal-sensitive transcriptional regulator — translation MEYTPEMKNRLKRLEGQVRGVIRMMEEEKHCKDVVTQLSAVRSAVDRAMGYIVAKNLETCIREANDEGKNAEDAIQEAVNMIVKSR, via the coding sequence ATGGAATATACACCTGAAATGAAAAACCGCTTGAAAAGGCTGGAAGGCCAGGTGCGGGGTGTGATCCGAATGATGGAAGAAGAAAAACACTGCAAGGATGTTGTTACACAATTATCTGCTGTCCGTTCTGCAGTTGACCGTGCAATGGGATATATTGTAGCTAAAAACCTGGAAACATGCATCCGTGAAGCAAATGATGAAGGCAAAAATGCGGAAGATGCAATCCAGGAAGCTGTGAACATGATTGTGAAAAGCAGATAA
- a CDS encoding PucR family transcriptional regulator gives MLNKLHDRYPGSQLQFIKPEFSYNSDLYWFHHEESGQWLGIPVQEVSADSLMVLKTLFEFHDSSIHLAPAAQAWFQYLFSNGDHPSFAKDVPYRLVQFKMSEGEWVREDMEAAFRGFFEKDITILWNGKATGVIIEESKDSLAEEEFLAVSNALESDFFVKTAFYIGIPNKAGTQLHKIFKEEQLLFEQATSLIPAERVLNFEKLFPSLITGQLDSFLKKSLLSRLSLLEEDPELLHTIKVFLQNSSNASLTAKKLYIHRNTLQYRLDKFTEKTGIQLKDFNSALTVYLACLLIEQT, from the coding sequence ATGTTAAACAAATTACATGACCGGTATCCGGGCTCTCAACTTCAATTTATAAAACCTGAATTTAGCTATAATTCTGATTTGTACTGGTTTCATCATGAGGAGTCAGGCCAATGGCTTGGCATTCCAGTTCAAGAGGTATCTGCAGATAGTCTGATGGTATTGAAAACTTTGTTTGAATTCCATGACAGTTCCATTCACCTTGCCCCTGCTGCCCAAGCCTGGTTTCAATACTTATTTTCAAATGGGGATCATCCGTCATTTGCAAAAGATGTTCCATACAGGCTGGTTCAATTCAAAATGTCTGAGGGCGAATGGGTACGTGAGGATATGGAAGCTGCTTTTAGAGGTTTTTTTGAAAAGGACATAACGATTTTATGGAACGGGAAAGCCACAGGGGTCATCATTGAAGAGAGTAAAGACTCTCTTGCAGAAGAAGAGTTCCTTGCTGTTTCCAATGCTTTAGAAAGTGATTTTTTTGTGAAAACAGCCTTTTACATTGGCATTCCGAATAAGGCGGGAACACAATTACACAAGATTTTTAAAGAGGAACAGCTTCTATTCGAGCAGGCTACCTCATTGATTCCCGCTGAAAGAGTGCTGAATTTTGAAAAGCTCTTCCCCTCTCTTATCACCGGGCAGCTGGATTCATTTTTAAAAAAGAGCCTGCTTTCACGCCTTTCTTTACTCGAAGAAGACCCTGAACTCCTGCACACCATAAAAGTGTTTTTACAAAACAGCTCCAACGCTTCATTAACGGCGAAAAAGTTGTATATTCACCGGAACACTCTGCAATACAGGCTTGATAAGTTCACAGAGAAGACCGGCATTCAACTGAAGGACTTTAACAGCGCGCTGACTGTTTATTTAGCGTGTTTGCTGATTGAGCAAACCTGA